A window from Leuconostoc mesenteroides subsp. mesenteroides encodes these proteins:
- a CDS encoding peptidylprolyl isomerase yields MKKFLPHIVMGIILIISIVGVLVMTQQKPASTQQEPKLNKIPLPQLTTKIAKNESKLVMRTTYGDITIKLFNRYTPLAVENFITHAKDGYYNNTSFHRVINNFMIQGGDPTGTGSGGQSIWKDKDKHIDDGNGFKNEISSSLYNIRGAVAMANAGTDTNTSQFFIVQNPEDVSSDVNPNVYPTKIVNAYKKGGYPSLDGNYTVFGQVIDGMAVVDKIASSPVIATSSDEKSKPTNPVKITNIEMIKELKKDR; encoded by the coding sequence ATGAAAAAATTTTTACCACATATTGTTATGGGGATTATATTAATCATTAGCATTGTCGGCGTTCTAGTGATGACACAGCAAAAACCAGCTAGTACTCAACAAGAACCTAAACTTAACAAAATTCCCCTTCCTCAACTAACAACTAAAATTGCTAAAAACGAGAGTAAGCTTGTGATGAGAACAACCTATGGTGACATCACAATAAAACTCTTCAATAGGTATACGCCATTGGCTGTAGAAAATTTCATTACTCATGCCAAAGATGGTTACTATAACAACACATCATTTCATCGTGTTATTAATAATTTTATGATTCAGGGTGGCGACCCAACAGGCACAGGTAGCGGTGGACAATCAATTTGGAAAGATAAAGACAAGCACATAGATGATGGCAACGGATTTAAAAATGAGATTAGTTCTTCACTGTACAATATTCGCGGTGCCGTTGCAATGGCAAATGCAGGCACAGACACTAATACCAGTCAGTTCTTTATTGTCCAAAACCCAGAAGATGTTTCAAGTGACGTCAACCCTAATGTTTATCCAACCAAAATTGTTAATGCTTATAAAAAAGGCGGTTATCCTAGTTTAGATGGCAATTATACTGTATTTGGACAAGTCATTGATGGCATGGCTGTAGTAGATAAAATAGCTAGTTCCCCAGTCATAGCAACTTCGAGTGATGAAAAATCAAAGCCAACTAATCCAGTCAAAATTACAAATATTGAAATGATAAAAGAATTAAAAAAAGACAGGTAG
- a CDS encoding SAM-dependent methyltransferase, with protein sequence MILTSNNFTHQLIEQTVKINDIVLDATTANGINTRFLATRVGNAGKVLSYATTKDNANAAAASLFMSGLSDRVTLLGKILDDQFIHELGSQNQISVAIFDYSDDAKNTDDRPADYLQQITSVLPRLTHGGLLIVKFDQVPEEWYEYKNNLLAADYSQASYITRLVQTDVIERV encoded by the coding sequence ATGATTCTCACAAGTAATAATTTCACACATCAATTAATTGAACAAACCGTCAAAATCAACGATATAGTTCTCGATGCTACAACAGCAAACGGTATCAACACCAGATTTTTAGCTACAAGAGTTGGGAATGCTGGAAAAGTACTTAGCTATGCGACTACAAAGGACAATGCTAATGCTGCCGCTGCTTCACTATTCATGAGTGGTTTATCGGATCGTGTAACCTTACTAGGAAAAATATTAGACGACCAATTTATCCACGAACTTGGTTCACAAAACCAAATTAGTGTCGCTATTTTCGATTATTCTGATGATGCTAAAAATACTGACGATCGACCAGCTGATTATCTACAACAAATAACAAGTGTCTTACCACGCCTTACCCATGGGGGGTTACTAATTGTCAAATTTGATCAAGTACCTGAAGAGTGGTATGAATATAAAAATAATTTACTTGCGGCCGACTATTCACAAGCCAGCTATATTACAAGGCTCGTCCAAACAGATGTTATTGAGAGGGTTTAA